In one Desulfatiglans sp. genomic region, the following are encoded:
- a CDS encoding AsmA family protein, with amino-acid sequence MARPLKWTLGVIGGIILLVIIAVIVIISSYDFNNLKPVISKAVHDATGRELVIGSDINLGIGLTPSLVLSDVRFQNAEWGTRKDMVNVGRFELKVSLMPLLKGNVEVHRFILKDFDVLIETDKTGKGNYQFDTDKKAKTEEKKPDTESDVGAAPPAFAVNELEIKNGVITYRDGKTGKTQNLTITNLTTGIKGFENPLTIDLSGKYNNESFKVSGTLGSIKGLNDPETQWPLDLSINAFGAVAGIKGSIKNPAEQKGINIDFNVKIDDWSGLSKLAETEIPLKDAFGISGNITDRASKNYNLSGLKITLGKNQINGSLGMNLSGKVPYIDAVLSSKELDLNSFMNKDKAPDKPAEPSVKTDENTERLFSDEPLNLDSLKAVNGKFKINIDKLVLSEMVLNALSVDSTMNNGSLSLKPLKMNMGGGNIGVNLDLASKTNDTDLSAVINVKGLELAGVLENMGLKDKVEGLVDADVDIKGRGTSIAAIMGGLNGYSTVAVSHGVVSNKYVNMLGSDFSKGVMRLLNPGAESKDYTAIKCLVTRFDARDGIADGTVLTVDTELISVEGEGNINLKTEVMGISLIPTAKKSVAGYNLNLGEIAQPFKLGGTLLNPSLVIDKGKAALSIGKVIGKDGLKGLLKKSSPETASSDVDICALALEAARTGVKQVVGKEAALEAAASEETQPAEPVTTEKLIEDAVKDPKKALKNLFGR; translated from the coding sequence ATGGCACGCCCATTAAAATGGACTCTGGGAGTTATTGGCGGGATTATCCTTTTGGTCATAATAGCGGTAATAGTTATTATTTCCAGTTATGACTTCAATAATCTTAAACCTGTTATATCAAAGGCCGTTCATGATGCAACCGGCAGGGAGCTTGTTATAGGTAGCGATATTAATCTTGGTATAGGGCTTACCCCCTCCCTGGTATTATCAGATGTAAGGTTCCAGAATGCGGAGTGGGGCACCAGAAAAGATATGGTTAATGTGGGCAGGTTTGAGTTAAAGGTCTCCTTGATGCCCCTTTTAAAAGGAAACGTAGAGGTGCACCGCTTTATTCTCAAGGATTTTGATGTATTAATAGAAACAGACAAAACGGGTAAGGGTAACTATCAGTTTGATACAGATAAAAAGGCCAAAACAGAGGAGAAAAAGCCCGATACTGAATCTGACGTCGGGGCAGCTCCGCCTGCATTTGCAGTGAATGAACTCGAAATAAAAAATGGCGTTATCACCTACAGAGACGGAAAAACAGGTAAGACTCAAAACCTGACCATCACTAATCTAACGACAGGCATCAAAGGTTTTGAAAACCCATTAACCATTGATCTTAGTGGTAAATATAATAATGAGTCATTTAAGGTATCAGGCACATTAGGGAGCATAAAAGGGCTAAATGACCCGGAGACCCAGTGGCCTTTAGACCTCTCTATAAATGCCTTTGGCGCAGTAGCTGGCATTAAGGGCTCAATAAAAAACCCTGCTGAGCAGAAGGGGATCAATATAGATTTTAATGTGAAGATAGATGACTGGTCAGGATTATCAAAGCTTGCGGAAACGGAGATACCTTTAAAGGATGCATTCGGCATCTCTGGTAATATAACTGACAGGGCATCAAAAAATTATAACCTGAGCGGTTTAAAGATCACCCTTGGCAAGAACCAGATCAATGGCTCATTAGGGATGAACCTTTCCGGCAAAGTCCCCTATATTGATGCTGTTCTCTCATCAAAGGAGCTTGATTTGAACTCTTTTATGAATAAGGACAAGGCGCCGGATAAACCGGCTGAACCATCGGTAAAGACTGATGAAAATACGGAAAGGCTCTTTTCAGATGAACCCCTTAACCTTGATTCATTAAAGGCAGTAAATGGTAAATTCAAAATCAATATAGACAAACTTGTTTTATCTGAAATGGTGCTAAACGCCCTTTCTGTTGACTCCACAATGAATAATGGTAGCCTTTCTTTAAAGCCTTTAAAGATGAATATGGGTGGAGGCAATATAGGTGTCAATCTGGATCTTGCCTCAAAGACCAATGATACTGACCTTTCTGCTGTAATAAATGTAAAAGGGCTGGAGCTTGCCGGGGTGCTTGAAAATATGGGCCTCAAGGATAAGGTTGAGGGTCTTGTAGATGCTGATGTAGATATCAAGGGCAGGGGGACTTCCATTGCTGCGATCATGGGTGGGCTGAACGGCTATTCAACTGTTGCAGTAAGTCATGGGGTAGTAAGCAACAAATATGTAAATATGCTTGGGAGTGATTTCAGTAAGGGTGTTATGAGGCTGCTTAATCCTGGGGCTGAATCAAAGGATTATACTGCCATAAAATGCCTGGTAACCAGGTTTGATGCCCGTGACGGAATAGCAGATGGAACTGTTCTTACTGTTGATACAGAGCTGATTAGCGTGGAAGGCGAGGGGAATATCAACCTGAAGACAGAGGTGATGGGGATATCTCTGATACCAACAGCAAAAAAAAGCGTTGCCGGGTATAACCTTAATCTGGGTGAAATAGCCCAGCCCTTTAAGCTTGGAGGCACCCTTTTAAATCCATCACTGGTTATTGATAAAGGGAAGGCAGCACTCTCGATAGGGAAGGTAATAGGTAAGGACGGGCTTAAAGGCCTTTTAAAAAAGTCATCTCCTGAGACAGCATCATCGGATGTGGATATATGCGCCTTAGCCCTTGAAGCAGCCAGGACTGGTGTGAAACAGGTTGTTGGGAAAGAGGCAGCGTTGGAGGCCGCAGCAAGTGAAGAGACACAACCAGCAGAGCCTGTTACCACTGAAAAACTGATAGAGGATGCGGTTAAAGACCCTAAGAAGGCGTTAAAGAACCTGTTTGGGAGGTAA
- a CDS encoding MarR family transcriptional regulator, with protein MVMIKSKKNITLTAQSDFHFKYTKDIIYSIRRLMQAGELYTKELNKVYNISSAQLNCLLTLNENGSLPPSHIARLMMINSSTITGIIDRLEEKGLLKRMRISKDRRIITVELTKNGEVLAKNAPPPIQYKLFDGLSKLSENDIKNISDSLQKLTDMLDVQDLEVT; from the coding sequence ATGGTTATGATAAAATCAAAAAAAAATATAACATTAACTGCACAGTCGGACTTTCATTTTAAATATACAAAAGATATTATTTATTCAATTCGCAGGCTGATGCAGGCAGGAGAACTATACACAAAAGAGTTAAATAAGGTATATAACATTAGTTCTGCACAGCTCAATTGTCTTCTCACCCTTAACGAAAATGGATCATTACCTCCATCCCATATCGCAAGATTGATGATGATCAATTCAAGCACAATAACGGGTATTATTGACAGGTTGGAAGAAAAAGGTCTTTTAAAAAGGATGAGAATTTCCAAAGATCGCCGTATTATTACCGTTGAACTTACAAAAAACGGCGAAGTTCTTGCCAAAAATGCACCTCCCCCAATACAGTATAAACTGTTTGATGGTCTAAGCAAATTATCCGAAAATGACATAAAAAATATATCTGATTCTTTGCAAAAACTTACAGATATGCTGGATGTTCAGGATCTTGAGGTCACTTAA
- the asnB gene encoding asparagine synthase B, with product MCGIAGCIGRKDFKTVNLMLDALGHRGPDDRGIYISGESVFGHTRLSIVDVAGGHQPILSNGGRDGIICNGEIYNFRKLKKNLSNRYSFRTDSDSEVILHLYKEKGPDCVKELDGMFAFAIFDDDNFMMARDPIGIKPLYYGYKEDNLYFASELGAMSLAGLDEVHEFPAGHYYTPKEGFIEFYRTPEIEDQMLTDIEEASSLIRDTFIRAVKKRLLSDPDIHVGAFCSGGLDSSLIAAIAANEIHHLHTFVVGMEYDNGEFSDDIKASRIAADYIGSNHHELLFTKNDYYNALPKVIEKLETYDPSLVRCAVPCYFTCKLAADYVTVVLTGEGADELFTGYHYMKHFPVNKLNMEARRCINNLHNINLQRTDRMGMLFSLELRVPFLDKEMIALSMKIPPELKIRVHNNDKIEKWILRKAFEGTGYLPEEILWRYKVQYTQGAGCESLGERLAHEQVSEEDYQKIKAENPNAVINSREAAFYYKIFREFHPQNSILGSIGIWSGFDFSEEREEVRGTVDGELKHNHDENNSEMDRVSS from the coding sequence GTGTGTGGTATAGCAGGATGTATAGGCCGGAAAGATTTTAAAACAGTCAACCTTATGCTTGATGCCCTGGGCCATCGGGGGCCTGATGACAGGGGTATTTATATCAGTGGTGAAAGTGTGTTCGGCCATACCCGCCTTTCTATTGTCGATGTTGCAGGTGGACATCAGCCAATACTCTCTAATGGCGGCAGGGATGGGATCATCTGTAATGGTGAAATCTATAATTTTAGAAAACTAAAAAAAAACCTCTCAAATAGATATTCATTCCGGACTGATTCCGATTCGGAAGTAATCTTACACCTTTATAAAGAAAAAGGCCCGGATTGCGTAAAGGAATTGGACGGCATGTTTGCCTTTGCCATTTTTGATGATGATAATTTTATGATGGCAAGGGATCCGATCGGTATTAAACCTCTATATTACGGATATAAAGAGGATAATCTTTATTTTGCTTCCGAACTCGGGGCTATGTCTCTTGCAGGGCTTGATGAAGTGCACGAATTTCCGGCCGGTCATTATTATACACCCAAGGAAGGTTTTATAGAATTCTATAGAACCCCTGAAATAGAAGACCAGATGCTGACAGACATTGAGGAGGCAAGCAGCCTTATCCGTGACACCTTTATCAGGGCAGTCAAAAAACGGTTATTATCTGACCCTGACATACATGTGGGGGCATTTTGCAGCGGCGGGCTTGACAGCAGTCTTATAGCTGCAATCGCTGCCAATGAAATACATCATCTACATACCTTCGTAGTAGGTATGGAATACGATAATGGTGAATTCAGTGATGACATCAAGGCATCGAGAATTGCTGCGGATTATATTGGATCAAATCACCATGAGCTATTGTTTACAAAAAACGATTATTATAATGCTCTGCCGAAGGTAATTGAAAAGCTTGAAACCTATGATCCTTCACTGGTCCGCTGCGCTGTTCCATGTTATTTCACATGCAAACTGGCTGCTGATTATGTAACTGTTGTTTTAACAGGAGAGGGCGCTGATGAGCTATTCACAGGTTATCATTATATGAAGCACTTTCCTGTTAATAAACTTAATATGGAGGCACGTCGCTGTATAAACAATCTTCATAATATTAACCTGCAAAGGACGGACAGGATGGGAATGCTTTTCAGCCTGGAACTCAGGGTACCGTTTCTGGATAAAGAGATGATTGCACTCTCTATGAAAATCCCTCCTGAATTAAAAATAAGAGTGCATAATAATGATAAAATTGAGAAATGGATTTTAAGAAAGGCATTTGAGGGTACAGGCTATCTTCCTGAGGAAATACTGTGGAGGTACAAGGTTCAATACACCCAGGGGGCGGGTTGTGAGAGTCTGGGAGAAAGGCTTGCCCATGAACAGGTAAGTGAAGAAGATTATCAAAAGATAAAAGCTGAAAATCCCAATGCAGTAATAAACAGTAGAGAGGCGGCCTTTTATTATAAGATATTCAGGGAATTCCATCCTCAGAATTCCATACTTGGTTCAATAGGTATATGGTCAGGGTTTGATTTTTCCGAGGAACGCGAAGAGGTAAGAGGCACTGTTGATGGAGAACTGAAACATAATCATGATGAAAATAATTCAGAAATGGATAGAGTTTCCTCATAA
- a CDS encoding FAD-binding oxidoreductase, giving the protein MTLETYYKYIVIGAGMHGLSTAYHLALELKIKNKGTGRDILLIDKSAIGSGASGIACGVIRNNYFQPAMQELIAHSVGIWEQDAGGYGYLPVGYMQISPESMHEDVNNIYERQKNIGYDSEFIEGENDCLEYMKNNVFSDWKAPGVTSILHEKKGGYANNTKALYRLADKAENLGVRILTGCEVIGFASNGCISGVETTKGHFKCDYTIIGAGPWANSFWEMLGLPDTIKVKGLDGKVHPEIKMWTYWSLQEGTLGVEPDYGLDNRGRMPPVIHLDTDSPLYSSEDNSLITDRMWGIYYKPDYHFKGIQGGTTPELVTSNRVAVDPYGIDSPDFIVGAEFAHTWTSALAHCQKRYEDQYLKFKKEPSGGLGAFTPDNFPVFDVFNENCYFIADSSHGYKMIGVGQLVAKEILGEKQSLLDPFRFKRYETGELLPESNSPFPWS; this is encoded by the coding sequence ATGACACTTGAAACATACTACAAATATATTGTTATAGGAGCAGGAATGCACGGCCTCAGTACAGCCTATCATCTGGCTCTGGAGCTGAAAATAAAAAACAAAGGTACAGGGAGAGATATCCTTCTTATTGATAAATCAGCAATAGGCTCCGGCGCATCAGGAATCGCATGCGGAGTAATCCGCAACAACTACTTTCAGCCGGCCATGCAGGAATTGATTGCACACAGCGTGGGTATATGGGAACAGGACGCAGGAGGATACGGGTACCTTCCAGTAGGTTATATGCAGATTTCGCCGGAATCGATGCATGAAGATGTTAACAACATATATGAGAGGCAGAAGAACATTGGCTATGACTCAGAGTTTATTGAAGGAGAAAATGACTGCCTTGAATATATGAAGAATAATGTCTTCAGTGACTGGAAGGCACCGGGTGTAACCTCAATCCTTCATGAAAAAAAAGGCGGTTATGCAAACAACACAAAGGCACTCTATCGCCTTGCTGACAAGGCAGAGAACCTGGGAGTGAGGATACTGACAGGATGCGAGGTAATAGGATTTGCCAGCAATGGGTGTATTTCGGGAGTTGAAACTACAAAAGGCCATTTCAAATGCGATTATACAATTATAGGCGCCGGTCCCTGGGCAAACAGTTTCTGGGAAATGCTGGGTTTGCCGGATACGATAAAAGTAAAGGGTCTGGATGGAAAGGTGCATCCTGAAATAAAGATGTGGACCTATTGGTCTTTACAGGAAGGAACCCTTGGCGTTGAGCCCGATTATGGACTTGACAATAGAGGCAGGATGCCTCCGGTAATTCATCTTGATACTGATTCGCCCCTTTATTCAAGCGAAGACAATAGCCTGATAACAGATCGAATGTGGGGTATTTACTATAAGCCTGACTATCATTTCAAAGGTATTCAGGGCGGTACAACACCGGAACTTGTAACAAGCAATAGAGTTGCAGTAGACCCATATGGTATAGACTCCCCTGATTTTATTGTAGGGGCTGAATTTGCCCATACATGGACATCTGCCCTTGCCCACTGCCAGAAAAGATATGAAGATCAGTATCTTAAATTTAAGAAAGAACCATCAGGCGGACTCGGCGCCTTTACACCGGACAACTTTCCTGTCTTTGATGTATTTAATGAAAATTGCTATTTCATAGCGGACTCCAGTCACGGTTACAAGATGATAGGTGTCGGACAACTGGTAGCAAAGGAAATCCTTGGAGAAAAACAGAGTCTCCTCGATCCCTTCAGATTTAAAAGATACGAGACAGGGGAGCTGCTGCCGGAATCCAACAGCCCTTTTCCATGGAGTTGA